The Acidobacteriota bacterium sequence GTACCTGCAGCCGACCGGCGGCGGCGGTCACGTGGCCTCATCCGCCGGCTGGTTGATCGCATCTTCGACCTGCTGCGCCGCGGCGGCAACGCTGCGGGAACAGGCTCGCAGATCGCCTACTCGCTCGGCTACAGCCGCAGTCGCCGGCGCACCCGTCCGGCCAACTCGTCGCCGGCGAGTCCGCCCGGCCGCCTAGCGGCGGTTCTGGACCCGAATTCTGAGCCGCACGCTTCGGAATCCACGGTCTCCGCGAATTCGGCGCCCTGGTCGCCCACGTCGCGCCACGTCGCGCGAATCCACCGCCCGAGGCCCAACGACACCAGATCGCCGGTCCGGTCGCGCTACGGGCGATTTGGGGGCAATCGGACTAAATTCAACTCGAGGACACACATTGACGATCTCGACTGGTGAGTAGGCTGAGGTCATGTCCGGATACAGCGATCTCGACTGGTGAGTAGGCTGAGGTCATGTCCGGATACAGCGATCGCATCTTCGACCTGCTGCGCCGCGGCGGCAACGCTGCGGGAACAGGCTCGCAGATCGCCTACTCGCTCGGCTACAGCCGCAGCCGCCGCCAGCCGCTGATCCAGCCGAACGAGCAGCGGTTGATAACGGCGCTTAGCGAGCCACCGCTGGTGGTCCGCCGTCGCGACGGCGAGGAGATCGCCGGCGCCCAGGTCACGACCGCCGGCGTCGCGCGACGATTGATCGACCTGGGCGATGACGAGGACCCGCTGCAGTACCTGGCGGCCGCGTCGGTCGTCGACGCGCTGCAGGTCGGATACGGGCTGCTCGAGTGCCCGCTCTGGCCGCCGCGCCCGGCCGCCGGTTCGGGCGCCAACGCCCGCGGCGAGCGCTGGCGCTACATCCCGACCAACGACGCCCAGGGCGACACGACCCGCGGCGTCAATGCGGCCGGCCAGCGGGTCGCGCTGTCGATGCGCGAGCCCTCGGTCTACTGGCTGGAGTCGGAACGCTGGAATCCCGACGAGGTGGTCAAGCTGCGCTTCGACCGAGATCCGGACGAGGCCTGGCACGGGCGCGGCGCGCTGGACTCGCTCGGCCAGGTGATCTTCGCCGAGTTCCACCAGCTGCAGCTGCAGGCGGCCGCGGTGGCCAACGCGCCCTATGGCTACCTCGGCGTGATCAAACCGAAGCAGGAGAGCCAGTTCAGGCGGGTCGCGCGGCGCATCCGTCAGTCGGTGACCGGCCGCAACCGCGGCTCGCTCTCGATGACCGACGAGGGATTCGACGATCTGAAGCAGCTCGAGTTCGACCCGAACCACGTGCGCTTCAACGAACTGCAACTCTCCCACGAGGCGTACGCCGACCAGTCGCTGGGCATCCCCGCGCCGATCGCCGGCGGATTGCTGGGCATGAGCGCCGCGACTTACGACAACTACCGGATGGCCCGCCAGGTGTTCTACCGCGAGCGCCTGCGGCCGCTCTGGCGGATGACGGGCGAGATGCTGACGAAGCAGTGGCTGCACCGATACATCGACGCCGACCCGCAGCTCGAGGTCGCCTACGACCTGTCGGACATCGCCGGCTTGCAGGAGGACCGGACCGAGGCGGCCGCGCGGATTCACACCGGCTACGCCGGCTCGGCTGCGACCCTGAACCAGTACGTCGAGGCGATGGGCCTGCCCTCCTACGGCGCCCGCGGCAACGTCCTCAAGATCGGCCAGGACTTCATCCCCGTCGACGACGTGCTGGGACCGGACCCTGATGGCAAAGCGTGATTGGGCGCGGGCCTGGTTCCGGCTGCGCCGGCGCTACGTCCGCGAGCTGCGCGGCGACGTCGGCGAGCAGCTGACGCTGATGGGCAGGGCGGCCGTCCTCGAATTCGAGGCCGGCGCCCGCGCCCCGCTCGACCTGATCCCCGAGGCCCAGGCGGAGGAGCTCGGCCAGGTGGTGGTCCAGCGGCTCTCGTCGATGAACGACGACGTGGTCCAGGCGGCGCTCGACTCCTACGACAAGTTGCCGGAGACGCTAACCGTAGATATCAGCGACCTGCTCGACGCCTCGGGCCAGCGCATGGTCGGCGTGACCGACGAGGTCCGGAGCACGGTCGGCCGGGTCGTGGCCGACGGGATCCGCCGCGACCTGCCGCTCTCGGACATCGCCGACGGGATTCAGGGCGTTGTGGATAAACCGTGGAGAAGTCTGAGGGTGGCCAGGACCGAGATCTCGACCGTGGGCAACCGCACCGTGGCCCGCGCCTGGCAGGAGTCGGGCGTCGAGCAGGTGCGAATCTCGGACGGCTCGACCTGCGGCTGGTTCGCCCACGACGATCCGGACAAGGCCGACGGCTCGATCCGCTCGGTGAGCGAGTTCGACGCGATGCCGATCTCGCACCCGAACTGCCAGCGCACAGGGTTCCCACGTTTGGGATAGGCTGAAAGTCCGATGACGATCCACATCCTCCAGCTTCCTGCCCGGCTCGAAGCGCTCCACGCTGAGGGCGACGAACGGCCGCGCTTCCGCGCCGTCTTCGCCACCCTGGACGAGGACAATCTCGCCGCGTCGCTCTCGCAGTGCTACGGCTGCCCCGAGAAGGGCATCCTCTACCCCTCGGCCTTCAGCGCCGGCGCGGCCGCGCCGCTGCAGGTGGGCCACTGGTCCAACTTCGACACCGTGCCCTTCGGCGCCGGCTACATCGAGGTTGCGACGGCCGAGGCGGCGCTGCTCGCCTCGCCCGCGCCGACGGCCGGCGCCCAGGAGGACGCCGCCCGCGTCGCCCACCTGATCGAGCACGGGCTGGGCGAATGCTCGGCCAGCATCATCTACGACGAGGTCCGCCGCGAGAACGCGCTCAGCGACGCCGAGCGTGCCGCCGGCGCCGACTTCGCCCTGGTCCGCGGCACCGTCCTGCACGTCGCGGTCGTCCAGTCGGGCGCCGTGCCGAACAACACCATCGACCTCTACAGCGCCTTTGGCGGCGACTGCCGCAAGCAAGCCGACAACCGTGTTCTCACCGGCGCGGGGGTCGTCGCCAAAGGCGCTGCAGAGTCCACCGCCTGTTCACTGGCCGAGGCCCAGGCCGAGGCCCTGCTGATTCGCGGCGAATTCGCACGTCGCCGCGCCACCCGTAGTCGAGTCTGAAGGGACCGATAATGCCTGCTATCGCCAACCGCACCGGAGACAAGAACACGAGCCGCCTGGTCACGCTCGAGGAGGAGCTCGGCGGCCGCATCCGCGGGATGCTCGAGCAGCGACAGCAGGACGTCCCCTGGCATGAGATCGAGGGCCTGACCCAGTACACGGACCGCGATGAGGCCCGCGCCGCATTCGGTGAGCTCCAGGCCGAGTACGAAGCGGTCGTCGACGACCTCGAGCTGCTCGGCGGGGTGACCGACCTGACCCAGCGCGGCCGGGTGTTCGCCGACCAGGTGATCCCCGCCCGGGCGGCGCCGACGCCGGCGATGATGACCGACCGGCCGCCCTTCGCGGAGGCGATGGCCCAGGCCGTCTACCAGGCCGTCCGCGCCGACGGCGACCGCGCCGTCGTCGGCAACGGTCCGGAGCAGGGCGTCTACGTCCAGGCCGAGGACGTCAACCTGCTCTCGATGCACGGTCCGCACATGCTGGGCCTCAGCCCCCGCAACTACGCCGAGTGGGACATCGGCTCGACCGGCGGCCAGGGTCTCGGCCTGCCGCAGGGATTCATTCCCGGCTCGGCCCCGCCGTTCATGTCCGGCGTCATGGCGATCGACCTCTTCCAGCCGCGGGCCATGACCGTGCCCAACACCAGCGGGATCCGCTGGAACGCGCGAACCGCGAACGCCAACGTCCGCTCGCGCTTCAAGATCGCCGACCGAGCCTCGGTCGCTAACCAGGACGCCGCCTCGACCGTCGCGCGGCTCTCCGACAACCTGACCCAGGGCATGCTCCACGTCGACGCCGAATGGCAGGCGATCGACGCGGCCACCGACACGCTCCAGATCGTGATGCAGGACCTCGACTACGAGTACCGCGACGCGATGAGCTACCAGGCCCTGCAGGCCGCCGGCGCGAACGACGACAACCGCGGCTTCGCCTACTACTCCTCGACCACCGGCGCCGGCGACGTGACGAACCTGGCGGCCCGCGAGGTGCTGGACCAATTCCACGACGAGCTGACGGCGGCGGACTTCATCAGCCACTTCATGAGCCTGCGCTCGACCCTGGCCGTGCGCGGCTGGCCGCCGATGGTCGCCCTGGTCGCGCCGGAGCAATTCGAACCCCTGACCGCCACCCAGGTGACCGACGGGACGCCGTTCGACTCGGCCTTCGGCGCCCTGTTCGCCACGATGCAGCAGACCCTGCGCGGCATCCGCCTCATCGAGGTGGTCCGAGGCTTCGCCGCGGTCGAAGGGGCCGACGACATCGTCTCCTGGCTCTACCCGTTCTCGGGTCCCGCCGACGCGGTCCACTTCATGCGCGGCTTCCGCATCCAGCGCGACGAGTACACCCAGGCCGACAACGCCCAGACGCGCTGGCGGCTGTACTGCGAGGACGCCCTGCGGGTCGGCCAGCCGCACGCCCTCGGCGTGATCCGCGGCGCTGGTTCGTAGGGGCGATCTTGTCTTTTACCGGAGACCCCCATGCGGCTCGCCCCCAACCGGCTCGGGGCCCCCTACACCCCCGGCCCGCCCGATGATTCGGGCGCGGGCGCGGCCGCGGCCGCCTCCGACCTGACCCGCTGCCACGGCGTCGACCTGGACAGCCACGTGGCGGTCGTCCTGGCCAGCTGCCGCGCGCAGACCACGCTTCGCTTCTCCTCGGACGGCAACCGACCGGACGCCAACGACCCGGGCATCTTCGTCGCCGCCGGCGGGAACGTGCGGATCGTGGTCCCGCGCGGCCAGTCGCTCTGGTACGCCAACGCGGGCAACTCCAACGGCGGCGGCTTCGCCAGCCACGGCGTAAAGGGCTGCGGCTGGGGGCGCAACCGGGCGCCGGCCTTCGCCGACGACACGACCTCGATCGCGCTGGCGGCCAACGCCGCGAGCGACGCCGACCTCGCCAATCCGACCGCCTCGGACGCGGACGGCGACGAAATCTTCTGGTCCGAGGTCGGCGACTGGGATTCACACTTCAGCCTCGACGAGCTGGACCCGGCGACCAACCTCGAGCGCAACATCAGCTACACCCGGGCCGTCGACGAGAACAGCGACCCGGTCAACATCCCGGCTGGCACCTACGAGCTCACCGTCGGGATCACCGATCGCCAGCCCGACCACGAGCTCGTCACCCGGACCTACGTCGTCACGGTGACCTAGGGGCGGCGCCATGACCACGTCCGCCCACATCAACTTCGAGTCGCTGGGCACGTTCACCTCCGACCCGCTGGCCGGCGTCACCTGGCAGGACACGGCGATCGCCGTGCCCGATCCGGACGACGAGATGATCGTGGTCCGCGCCGGAAGCCAATACACCTATCCCTTCGAAACCGATCGGCTGCGCCGAGTCGAGCGCGTCACGCCGGGCGAGTCCGGCACCCTCGGGGGGATCGCGTTGCACCAGCTAGGCGAGGAGCTACTGACGTCCGCGGCGCGGATCGGCATGACGGCGGGCGGCAACCTCGCTGTCGGCGGCGACCCGGCGTTGGCCGACGGCATCGTCCAGCTCTGGCACCTCGTGCCCGACGACATCGGACTGGCCAACCTGCAGCAGACGCTGACTGCCCGCCTCCTGCCGGTGCCGACCGAGGAGACTCGCGGCTACGTCGTCAAGCAGGACGAGGACGCCGAGACCTACGAGCTGGTCGAGGATGACGGCGGCGGCGGTTCCGGCTCGGACGGCTCGGCCTACGCCACGGTCGCGGAGTACTCGAAGGTCCTGACCGACCGCCCCGAGTTGACCCGCTCCGACGCCTCGGTCGAGCTGATCGGCTACGAGCTCGACGCGGCCGCGGCGATCATCGACCAGTGGTGCCGGCGCTCGTTCCGCATGGGCACCGACGACGACGCGCGGACCACGGTCTACTTCGCGGCCGACGCGCACCTGGACATCGACCTGCAGATGAATCCGATGGAGGCCCTGCTGCTGCCGATCGACGACTCGGTCTCGGTCTCCGAGGTCAAGATGAACGGCCATGTCCTGGCCTCCGAGAAGTGGCGGGCGGAGCCCTCGGTCGACACGACGACCTGGACGCTGGACCAGCTGCGGCTGCTCGATAACGAGGATTATTGGCACGGCCGGATCGAGGTCACCCGCGTACCGGGATGGGCCGCCGTCCCGCCCGCGATCAAGCTCTGCAACATCGAACTGGCCGCCCGCCGCCGCCTCGAGACGCCGACCGCCTTCGGCGACTCGCTCAACGCGCAGGAGGTCGTCTCTGGCGACACCCGGGCCCTGCTCTTCAAGTACCTCGGGATGTACCGGCGAGAGCTGGTGGCCTGATGGTCAAAGTCGAGCTGGTCGAGGGGAAGCGGCTGCTGGAGCTGTTCGAAGACCCGCGCCCCTGGATGGCGCCGGTCTCGGGCAACCTGGCTTCGCAGTATGCCAACGTCGGCGCGATCGAGATCCGCCGCGCGGCCGAGCTGACGAAGCCGAAGCCGGTCCGCCTGGGCCACGGGCTGAACTCGATCAAGGCCCGCCAGCTCGGACCGTCCCGAGCGATCGTCCGCCAGCACGCCTACATGCAATTCCTGAACGACGGCCGCGACGCCGGCGGGCGGATGCCGCCGCCGGACAAGCTGCGGCCCTGGCTCAAGCAGCGCCAGCGCGAGGGCAGGCTGCAGGGCGTGACGCCCTTCCAGCTCGCCCGTTCGATTCAGCGCAAGGGCATCAAACCGCGCCGCTTCGTCGAGCGCGGCATCCAGTCGATGCGCCGGCGCATCGGCCAGGGCGAGGCCGGCCGCTTCCTGACCGACGCGATCGCGCGGGAGTGGAGGATCCGCGGTGCCTGACCAGGCGGCCTTCAGCCCGATAATCGACCATATCGTCGGCATCCAGCGATCGCTGCGGCCAGTCGCCACGCTCGAGAACGGCCGCACGGTCGACCTCGGCCAGGCCACCTGCTACCCGGGCCCGCTGCCCATGCGCCAGGAACCGCCGGTCAACAGCTGGCAGAACCGCTGGTCGCTGGCCGCGCCGCCCCAGTACGAACCCGGCTACTTGGCGACCGAGCTCTGGCTGGCCGAGATGACCTGGTACGGCCGCTCGGCGATGGCCGAGTACGACGTCGCCTACCGCGAGGCCGGCGCCGTCCTGGACGCCGCCCTGCGCGAGTTCTACAAGGCCGAGCACGCCTCGCTCGGCGACCTCGTCGACACCCACGAATTCGCGGCCGTCGACAACGTGATCGACGTCGAGGCGGCCGTCGCCCGCTCGCCCGTCATCGTCACGCTCAACCTGCAGATCACCCGTACCGTCCTGACCGACTGAAGGAGTCCGACATGGCCCGACGCACCATCCGCCGCCTCGCCAGCCTGAACATCGGCGAGCAGACCAACCTCGCGACGAAGCAGACGACGTTCACTCGCGCGATCCCGTTCCGCGCCGGCGACCAGATCCTCGAGCAACCGCAGGACGACCGCCAGGCCGACGTCCTCGGCAACGCCTCGCTGTGGGGCGAGCACTTCCCGCCCGAGCGGATCAGCAACATGTCCCAGGTCATGGTCTCCGGACCGCTCGACCTGCAGCAGATCCTCCTGCCCCTGCTCTCCGGCCTGGTCGGCGGCGTGACCGGCACCGTGGACAGCACCGTGGACAGCGCCTACGCCTGGGCGTTCACGCCCGACATGGACGCCTCGAGCCGCACCGAGGTCGACTACTACACCTTCCAGGGCGTCGAACGTTCCGCCGGCGGCGCGCAGTCCGTTCACACCGTCGAGGTGCCGAAGGCGTTCTGCTCCCAGCTGGTGATCACGATTCCCGAAGGCGGCGCCGGCGCGCTGGTCACCGCCCAGGCCACCTACCGCGGCGGCAAGCTGGACGATCCCGGCGGCAACCCGGCCACCGGCCTCAGCATCGCCACGCCGCGCCTGCTGGTCCCCTCGAAGCTCTGCGCGATCGGATTCTTCGACACCTGGGCCGCTGCCGCGTCCGGCGCTGCCGCGGCCTCGGTCGCCGTGCGCGGCGCGACAATCACGATCCCAATGGGCCTCGAGCCGTCCGAGAACCTGCAGGCGAACGAGGACCTCGACTACACCGCGCTCGACGCCGTGCCGACCAACGCCACCGTCGGCGTCTCGATCTACGGCGACCCGGCCGTGAACAGCCTCGAGCGCGAGGAGAAGGCCCACAAGGAGGCCGGCGACCTGCGCTTCCTGCGCTTCTCGCTGCCCGCCTCGCGGACCCTCGTCGACGGCTCCGACGCAACGTCGACGCTGCAGCCGTCAATGGAGATCATCATGGCGCTGCGCCACGCCACCGACTCCGAGGTCGCCCGCGGCCAGGCCGACGGCCAGGGCCGCCAGACCTACCAGCTCAACTACGTCGCCGCCGCCGACTCGGCCCAGACGAACGGCCTCTACGTGGCCGTGACCAACGGCGAGTCCTCGTTCCCGTAGGCCCATCGAGAGAGGCAATCATGGATCCCGAGATCACCGACACCGCCGAGCCGGCCGAGGCCAGCGAGCCGCAATCAGTCCAGGACGCCGCGCCGGAACCGCTCGCCGAATTCACCGAAGCGATCGCCGAGGCGCGGCGGCTGAACGAGCAGCTCCTGCGCACCGACGAGCCCGACCCGTCGACGCTGGCCAACTACCAACACCTCCGCCAGCGCTGTCTCCAGTTGCACGACGAGCTAATGTCCGGTCCGCTGCAGGCGGCCGTCAGCGGCTACCGCCCGCGGGCCCTGCCCGAGCGCTGATCGCGGCCGCCGACGTCCGCGCCCTCGCCGGCGATAAACTGCCTTAGCAACGAGGAGGCGGCCTGATGTGCGACGAGGCCCCGGCGTTCGGTCGAGCTGAGCAGAAGGCGCGCCGGCTGTACCAGTCGTCCACGGGATCCGCGAGACCCTCGGCCGCGCCCTGCTGCCCGATTGAAGCTAGGAGACCACCATGCCCGAACTGCCCGACTGGATGAGCGCCGACGAATTCCGAACCACGGTCGAGATTCCGCCCCACGTCGCCAACGGCGAGGAGGGCTGGCTCGCCGAGTTCCGCCCTCTGTCGCTATCGGCTAACGTCAACCTGCAGAACGAGACAATGGAGCAGCGCGGCATCCTTCGACACGGGCCAACGCTGCTGGACCGCCAACTGGTCGCCATCACCAGTCCGGACAACACGATCTACGACCGAGAGGACCTCGGCGACATCGAGCTTATGAACCCGGCGCTCGGCCGCTTCCTGGCCGACCAGGCGATCGACATCGCACGGATCGGGACTGCAAACCTGGGGGAAGGCTTCACGCTGCGGCCGCAGCGTGGCGCAGCGGAGAACATCAACTAGACCCCGTCTTCGACGAACCGCACGCCTGCCAGATCACCGGACTTCAGCCCACCGAGTGGCGAGCCCTCAGCCGCGCCCAGCAGCTCGTCTGGTACGCCTACCACCTGCAGACCGGCGAGCGATAAGTGGAACGCTTAGCGAGCCAGTCCTAGTCGCCGATCATGAGTTGATTCCGATCCGAGTGAAGATCGTGTAGGCGAGAACGCTGGACACGAGGACAACGGCGAAGGAAGCAGCGGAAGCCGCCGCCACCGTTCCCGCGACCGACCCGCCACCATCGGTAAGCGTGTCGGCTGCGACGATCACCGCGACCATGACCGCCGCGGGAAGCCCTGCGATGGCCCCGATGATTCCTAGTCCGGTCGCTCCGTTACCTTTGTGATATGACCACCGAGCGGATCGCCCTCGAGATCACGGCGCGAGACAATGCGTCCGACGAGTTCGAGCGAATCGGCCGCTCAGGCAAAGAGAACCTCGACGAGGTCACCCAGGAAGCCGACCGCGCCGGCGCCGGACTGAACCGCACCGGTATATCTGTTCGCCAGGTCGTGGGCGCCGTCGGCGCGATGGCCGTCGCCGTCGGTGCATACCAGTCGGTCGGCTTCGCCAAGGGTCTGATCGACGACGCCGACCACCTGCAGAAGATGGGCCTCGCCGTCGGCGAGAACACCGAGACGCTCTCCGAAATGGAGTTCGTCCTGCAGCAGAACGGCGGTTCGCTGCAGGCCTTCCAGACCGCGCTGCGCACCCAGTCCCGCGTCATCGACGAGGCCCGCCAGGGCTCGACCGAGTACCTGGACATCCTCGACCAGATCGGCGTCGACTGGCGCGAGCTCGAGGGGCTCAGCCCGTACGAGCAGTTCCTGCGGCTGTCGGAGGGCGTCCGCGGGCTGGACGACGACACCGAGCGCCTGGCGATTTCACAGCAGCTGTTCGGCCGCGGAGCGATCGAGCTGATCCCGACGATCAATCTCGGTCGCGACGCGATCGAAGACATGCGGGCGGAGGCGCGCGGTCTCGGCGTGACGATCAGCCAGGAGTTCGCCGACGACGCCGCCGAGTTCAACGACACCCTGAACGAGGCTAAGCAGGTCGTCCACGGGCTGGGACGTGCGCTTCTAACCGACCTGCTACCACATATCACGTCCGCGGTCGACCTCATCGGCAGGTTGACCGACTTCCTCGGCCTGACCAACATCGCGGAGCAAGAGCTAGCCGCCCAGCTCGGCATCTCGGTCGAGAGTTATAGACGGCTACGCGACGAAGTCCGACTGTCGGCTGAGCAGGAGCTCGCGCTGGCGCGGGCCCGCCGCGAGGGTGCACTGTCAGGATCCGAACTGGAGACAGTTCGGAATCAGCTGATAAATGGGCTTATTGCCGAGCGGGCAAGGGCGGAGGCAGCCAGCGACGCACAGAAGGAACATGGGGCCGCGCTCCGGGCGGCCGCCGAGCGTCTCGCTAACGCACGTGAAGGGTCTCGCGAATACGCCGCAGCCCTCGACGAGATCGCACGGTTGACCGGCGTCGCCGAGAGTGCAGTGTCTGAGTTCGACGCTGAGCTCGCCCAGCAGCGCGACGCGTTGGGCAATACGGTTCCCGTGACCGACGCCTACCTGCAATCGATTGGCGCAATTGCGCTCGAGCTGGACAAGCTGGACGGGCGATCGGTCGACGTCGAGGTAAACGTCGGCTTCAACCTGCCGGACACCATCCTCCAGGAGCTGGCTCGATTCTGGGAGATGGGCGGCAACATCGAGGCCGCCGGCTCTGCCCGTGCGCTCTATCGGGCGATCACCCGCTCCGCCGGCCGCCAGGGCGTGCGCGGCAATCTTTTCGGGCAACACGGCGTGTCCGGAGGTGGTTCCGGCGCTGGCTCGTCGAGCTCATCGTCAGGCGACGCCGACGAGGATCCGGTCGGCCGCGGCCAGGAGCAGTTTGAGCGAGCTGGGCTGGTCGGCCAGATTAACCGGCAGTTCGCCGAGTACGGAGCACTGTTCACCAGCGAGATGCAGGCCGACATCCTCGACGCCTACCTGCGCGACGAGGCGATCCAGGAGGACATCGACCAGGCGATCGAGGACGGCAACGAACTGACGGCCGAACAGATCCGCTACCTCGAGCGCGGCCAGACCTCCGCGGAGAAACAGATCGACCTAGCCGAGGGCTGGCTCGACGCGCAGATCGCCATTGCCGAACACCAGTCCGAGCGCGACGCCGAGCAGATCAGGCTGCTGGGCAAACTGGCCGACGAGCAGGAGCGGCAGAACCGCGAACTGCGGGGCAAGGTCTTGGCCGCGGTGGGGCCGGCCTTCGAGGCCAACAACTTGACGGCCGAACAGCGGGCCGCCTATCGCGAGGCGCTGAGCGACCCCGAGGCCGGCGACCAGTCCTCAATCAGCGACGGTCTGGTCAGCTTCAGTAACCAGAACGACGACACGGTCACCTACGTCGGGCCGGACGGCACCGCGATCCAGGTGCCCCGCCGCACCTCGATCAACGATGTCCGCGACATGTTCGGCATCCCACGTCTGGCCCGGGGCGGCATCATCATGCCGCGCCCGGGCGGCACCCTGGTCGACGTCGCCGAAGCCGGCTATCCCGAGGCGGTGATCCCGCTCGACGGCCGCTACCGAATGGCGCCGGAGATCCACGTCCACTTCGACGGGCCGATCACCGCTTACGGCATCGAGGACCTGGACGATCAGGTCGAGCGAATCGCCAACCGCATGTACCTCGAGGGCCGATCGGCCTGGAGCTTATAACGGGTCTTAGCGGCCGCCGCCCAGCTCGTCGATCGCGCGGTCCTCGAGGTCGTCAATGCACTCGGCTGCCGTGCGCATCGCGGTCCGAATCTCCTGCTGCGCCTCGGCCCCGCCGCTCGGCTCGCCGCTTCTTCCGCTCCCGCCGGTCGAAAATGTCGCGCAGGGTCAGGTCCAGCCACTCGCCGCGAGTCAGCTTGTTCTCGGCCGCCGCCTGCTCAATCAACTCCCGGGTGTCCTCGTGGGTGGTGAAGGTCACTCGCACCATGATCGGCTTTGGAAGGTCTTCGTCCCAGCGCATCGTTGTCGATCCGTCCCAGCCCTACGCGCCTGCGCGGGCGCGCCGACCTGCGCCCGCGCGCGCGTGGGAATTCAGTCGTCTGAGCCCTGCCGGAGGGCCTCCCGTTCGCGCCGCGCGATCGTGTCTCGAACCAGCCGCTTCATCCAGAGGTGGAACGGCAGCCCGTCTTGCGCTGCGAATTGGCGCAGCTTGTCCAGATGCTCGCGCGGCATCTTCATGTCGATCCGGCCATCGTTGAACGGCTTTGTCGGCGGTCCACTTGTTCTGGACATGTCCGTATGATAGCGCCCCTCCCGACCCTGTGGATGAATCCGCTGCTTCGTGCCGAAGCGCACTTGCAATCCCCGCTATCAATGGTTATCGTTCGACGTGCTAAGCAGAATCCCGAACCGAGAGGAGTTCCCAATGCCTAGCAACATCATGATCGTCGAGCAGCCAGACCGGGCGCTCGAGCCGCAGTTCGTCCAACGCGGCGAGCAAGGGCTCAGCCGCTTCTTCCTGGGCGAGGAGGGTGAACGCGCCCGCCGCTTCCAGGACTGGATCGGCAACCACTCGGCCAACACCGTCCGCACGTACCGGACCCAGTGGTCGAACTACTTCGCCTGGTGCGATCTCGCCGCCGTCGACCCGGTGCCCGCCAGTCCCTACCAGGTCCGCGCCTGGATCGACTTCCGTAAGTGCCAGGCCAATCCGGTCACCGGCAAGCCGATCGCGCCGAACACGATCTCGCAGGGCCTGGCCGCGCTGAAGGCCCTGCACGAGATCGAGGGCCTGCAGTACACGAACGACTACCCGGAGATCAAGAACGCCCTCGGCGCGATCCGCCGCCAGTCCGACCACGTGCAGCGCCAGGCCCGCGGGCTGCAGCTCGAGCACGCCTACGCGATCCGCGCGGTGGCCGAGGAGTCGAAGCGCCGCGCCCGCCGCAAGCGGGCCACGGCCGCCGACCGCCGCCGCGCCGATCGCGACCTGGTCGATGTCGCGATCGTGTTCCTGGCCCGCGACGGCCTGCTGCGCCGCAGCGAGACCGCCGCCCTGCGCTGGTCCGACTTCGAGGAGCAGTCGGACGGCTCGGGCCGGATCCTGATTCGCAAATCGAAGACCGACCAGGAGGGCAAGGGCCAGGTCCGCTTCGTCTCCCGCGCGACCGTCGAGGCGCTCAAGCAAATCCGGCCGAAGGGCGCCGATCCGGAAGCGTCGATCTTCGGGCT is a genomic window containing:
- a CDS encoding tyrosine-type recombinase/integrase, with amino-acid sequence MPSNIMIVEQPDRALEPQFVQRGEQGLSRFFLGEEGERARRFQDWIGNHSANTVRTYRTQWSNYFAWCDLAAVDPVPASPYQVRAWIDFRKCQANPVTGKPIAPNTISQGLAALKALHEIEGLQYTNDYPEIKNALGAIRRQSDHVQRQARGLQLEHAYAIRAVAEESKRRARRKRATAADRRRADRDLVDVAIVFLARDGLLRRSETAALRWSDFEEQSDGSGRILIRKSKTDQEGKGQVRFVSRATVEALKQIRPKGADPEASIFGLSSSTIGARVKRACERAGLGEDFSGHSCRRGMAQDLAAKSFNTAEIANAGGWASEGMVVLYTRHEEAGRSAVARFHEGLGPSER
- a CDS encoding phage portal protein, translating into MSGYSDRIFDLLRRGGNAAGTGSQIAYSLGYSRSRRQPLIQPNEQRLITALSEPPLVVRRRDGEEIAGAQVTTAGVARRLIDLGDDEDPLQYLAAASVVDALQVGYGLLECPLWPPRPAAGSGANARGERWRYIPTNDAQGDTTRGVNAAGQRVALSMREPSVYWLESERWNPDEVVKLRFDRDPDEAWHGRGALDSLGQVIFAEFHQLQLQAAAVANAPYGYLGVIKPKQESQFRRVARRIRQSVTGRNRGSLSMTDEGFDDLKQLEFDPNHVRFNELQLSHEAYADQSLGIPAPIAGGLLGMSAATYDNYRMARQVFYRERLRPLWRMTGEMLTKQWLHRYIDADPQLEVAYDLSDIAGLQEDRTEAAARIHTGYAGSAATLNQYVEAMGLPSYGARGNVLKIGQDFIPVDDVLGPDPDGKA